A single window of Saccharococcus thermophilus DNA harbors:
- a CDS encoding iron-containing alcohol dehydrogenase, protein MNRFTIPRDIYFGENALDVLKTLEGTKAALVIGGSSVKKNGNLDKIQQLLSEANIETKVIDGITTEPTTQMVKKGVRILNDFQPDWVIGIGGGSVMDAAKAMWLFYEHPELTFEEATRPFSLPRLRTRAKFVGIPTTSGSASEISNLSVITDAETGVKYPLADFELTPDMAIIDPIMVQSMPKHVTAYSGMDAITHSIEAYVAKPRTIFTDSLAIEAAQVLKENLLASYHGDAKAREQVHYAQAMAGMAFANAVLGNVHSLSHKSGPIFNIPHGCANAIYLPYVIQFNRTVVEERYAAIAKRLGLNGENNKELVDSLIAWIRDLNNKMNIPNTLQEYGVSEETFTAHVDEMAANAVKDPCTSTNPRETSVEEMKKLYIAAFYGLDVDF, encoded by the coding sequence ATGAATCGTTTTACTATTCCTCGCGATATTTATTTTGGAGAGAATGCTCTCGATGTTTTAAAAACACTGGAAGGAACAAAAGCTGCCCTCGTCATTGGCGGCAGCTCCGTCAAGAAAAACGGAAATCTTGATAAAATTCAGCAACTTCTTTCAGAGGCCAATATAGAAACAAAAGTGATTGATGGAATTACGACAGAACCAACAACCCAAATGGTAAAAAAAGGAGTGCGCATTCTTAATGATTTTCAGCCAGATTGGGTGATCGGGATTGGCGGCGGGTCAGTAATGGATGCGGCAAAAGCGATGTGGTTGTTCTACGAACATCCAGAATTGACATTTGAAGAAGCGACACGTCCATTTAGCCTGCCACGCTTACGCACAAGGGCAAAGTTCGTGGGGATCCCAACGACAAGCGGAAGTGCATCAGAAATATCCAATTTATCGGTTATTACTGATGCAGAAACAGGGGTCAAATATCCACTGGCTGATTTTGAACTGACGCCAGACATGGCGATTATTGATCCGATTATGGTCCAATCCATGCCGAAGCACGTTACAGCCTACAGCGGGATGGACGCAATCACACATAGTATTGAAGCATACGTAGCAAAGCCTCGTACGATTTTCACAGATTCCTTGGCTATTGAAGCAGCTCAAGTACTGAAAGAAAATCTTCTTGCTTCTTACCACGGAGATGCTAAAGCCCGCGAACAAGTTCATTACGCTCAGGCGATGGCTGGAATGGCATTTGCTAACGCGGTGCTAGGAAATGTGCACAGTCTTTCACACAAAAGCGGCCCAATATTTAACATTCCGCATGGATGTGCCAATGCGATTTATTTACCATATGTAATCCAATTTAATCGCACGGTAGTCGAGGAACGTTATGCAGCAATTGCCAAACGGCTCGGTCTGAATGGGGAAAACAACAAAGAATTGGTGGATTCACTCATTGCTTGGATTCGTGACTTGAATAATAAGATGAATATTCCAAATACACTTCAAGAATACGGAGTGTCCGAAGAAACGTTCACCGCACACGTGGATGAAATGGCGGCCAATGCCGTAAAAGATCCTTGTACAAGCACAAATCCGCGTGAAACTTCTGTAGAAGAAATGAAAAAATTATATATCGCAGCGTTTTATGGTCTAGATGTCGACTTCTAA